The Zhihengliuella sp. ISTPL4 genomic interval CGTCGGCACCCAGATCGTCCAGAGTCTTCTCCTGCCCCTGAGCGTCGGTGAAGGGGATGGAACGGAGCGCGGAATCGGTCATATGCACAGCTTAGGTCGACGCATCCCCTCCGGCTCCGGGTCTGGGAGAATGGACACGCCATGACTGTCGCCACCGCCCCCGCCCGCCCCCTCCGCATCGGCCCGATCGACCTCGACGTGCCGGTCGTCCTCGCGCCCATGGCCGGGATCACGAACACGGCATTCCGGCGCCTGTGCCGCGAGTACGGGGCCGGCCTCTACGTCAGCGAGATGATCACGTCGCGCGCCCTCGTGGAGCGTAACGAGACGACCATGCGGCTGATCCGGCACCACGAGTCGGAGACGCCGCGCTCCATCCAGCTCTACGGCGTCGATCCGAAGACCATCGCCGAGGCCGTCCGCGTCATCGTCGCGGAAGACCACGCCGACCACATCGACCTCAACTTCGGCTGCCCGGTCCCGAAGGTGACACGCAAGGGCGGCGGAGCGGCCCTGCCATGGAAGTCGAAGCTCTTCGCGGACATCGTCGATCAGGCCGTCAAGGCCGCCGGCGACATCCCGCTCACGGTGAAGATGCGTAAGGGCATCGACCGCGATCACCTCACGTTCCTCGACGCCGGGCGCGCCGCGGAGGATGCCGGTGCCGCTGCCGTGGCGCTGCACGCCCGCACCGCGAGCGAGTTCTACTCCGGTCACGCCGACTGGAACGCGATCGGCGAGCTCAAGCAGGCGGTGACCAGCATCCCCGTGCTCGGGAACGGCGACATCTGGTCGGCCGAGGACGCCGTGCGCATGATGGCGGAGACCGACTGCGACGGCGTCGTCGTCGGGCGTGGCTGCCTGGGTCGGCCGTGGCTGTTCGGGCAGCTGGCTCTCGCCTTCGGGGGAGAGGGCAAGACGGTCGATGCGACGCTTGGCTTCGTCGCCGACGCGTTCCGCCGTCACGCCGAGCTGCTCGTCGAGTTCTTCGAGGACGAGGACCGCGGCTGCCGCGACATCCGAAAGCACGTCTCCTGGTACTTCAAGGGCTACCCGGTGGGCGGCGACATCCGCACGGGCCTGGCCACCGCGTCGAGCCTGCAGGAGATCGACGACCTTCTGGGCCGACTCGACCGTACGGCTCCGTACCCGGGCGCGGACGCCGAAGGGCAGCGTGGCCGCGCGGGGCACCCGAAGAGGACCGCCCTTCCGGAGAAGTGGCTGGAGTCGCGCGAGCTCGCCTCGTCGGCGTCGGAGATGATGCGTGGAGCGGAGATCGAGAACAGTGGCGGATGACCCCCTGGGCGGCGCACGCGCCGACGGCTATGACCCTCGTGACGCCGAGCGCTTCTTCGCGGAGACCCATCGTTCCGAACGGGACGACTTCGCCCGCGACCGGGCGCGGGTGCTGCACTCCGCGGCGCTGCGACGGCTCGCCGCGAAGACGCAGGTGCTCAGCCCCGCCAGCACGGCCGACTTCGCCCGCAACCGCCTGACGCACTCGCTCGAGGTCGCCCAGGTCGGTCGAGAGCTCGCCGCGGCCCTCGGGGTCTCGGCGGACGTGGTGGACACCGCGTGCCTGAGTCACGACCTCGGTCACCCGCCCTTCGGCCACAACGGCGAGCGGGCGCTGAACGAGTGGGCCGAGGCCATCGGCGGCTTCGAGGGCAACGCCCAGTCGCTCCGCATCCTCACCCGCCTGGAGGCGAAGGTGCTCGACGCCGACGGCTCCTCCGTCGGTCTGAACCTCACGCGGGCGAGTCTCGACGCGACCTGCAAGTATCCGTGGACCGTCGACAGCCCCGTCCCCGACCCGGGTGGTCGACTGAAGTTCGGCGTGTATCCGGAGGACGAGGCCGTGTTCCGGTGGATGCGCGAGGGGGCTCCCGGCCGCCTGCGCTGCATCGAGGCCGAGATCATGGACCTCTCCGACGACATCGCCTACTCCGTGCACGACTTCGAGGATGCGATCGTCAACGGCTACGTCGACGTCGCTCAGCTCGCCGACCCGGCGGCGCACGAGGCGTTGCTCAGCCGGATCCAGCAGTGGGTCGGCTACGACTTCACGCGCGACGAGCTGGCCGATGCCCTCTACCGGCTCGCCTCGCAGCCGATGTGGCTGGCGTCGTTCGATCGCTCCCGGCAGGACCTCGCCCGGCTCAAGAACCTGACGAGCGATCTCATCGGGCGCTTCGCGCGCGCGGCGGTCTCCGCTACGCGTGAGGCGTTCGGCGGCACGCGGCTGGTCCGCTACAACGCGCACGTCATCGTCCCGCGCGTGGTCGAGGTCGAGATCGCGGTGCTCAAGGGCATCATGGGGCAGGCGATCGTCACGATCGACGCCAGGAAGGGCGTCTACAAGGAGCAGCGCCGAGTGCTGAAGCGGTTGGCCGACGCCCTGTGGTCGACGGACACCCTGTGGTCGGCCGGCGCCGACGTTCTGGAGCCCGCGTTCGCGGCCGACTTCGTCGCGGCGGAGAGCGATGCGGAGCGGGCGCGGGTGGTCGTCGATCAGATCGCGAGTCTGACCGATCAGAGCGCGATCGACTGGCACAACCGGTTGGTCGGGGAGATCGACCCGGCGGAGGTCGGCATCTGGACGCCGCGTCATGCGCGCCCCGGCGCGCGCACGCCTGTCGAGAGGCGGCCCGTCGCAGAAGGCGCCCGCTGATGCCCCGCATCAGGCAGGCCGACGTCGACGAGGTCAAGGCCCGCACCAATATCGCGGACATCGTGGGGGAGCGCGTGGCGCTGAAGTCCGCGGGCGTCGGCTCCCTCAAGGGTCTGTGTCCCTTCCACGACGAGAAGAGCCCCAGCTTCCACGTGCGTCAGCAGGTCGGCTACTACCACTGCTTCGGCTGCGGTGAGTCGGGCGACGTGTACTCCTTCCTCCGGGCGATGGACCACGTGAGCTTCACGGAGGCGGTCGAGCGCCTCGCGGGCCGCATCGGCTACACCCTGCACTACGAGGACGGCGGCGCGGCGCCGGAGACGAGTGGCCGCAGTCGGCTGTACGCGGCGAACACGGCCGCGGCGGAGTTCTTCCGCTCCCAGCTGCTGTCTCCCGATGCGGAGGCGGCCCGACGGTTCCTCGGGGAGCGCGGCTTCGATGCGGGCGCCGCGGCGCACTTCGGTGTCGGCTTCGCGCCGCGAGGCTGGGACGGCATGCTCAAGGCGTTGACCGCCCAGGGCTTCACGCGCGAGGAGTTGAGCACGGCCGGCCTCGTCTCGACGGGACAGCGCGGCGTGTACGACCGATTCCGCGGGCGTCTCGTCTGGCCGATCCGCGACGTGTCCGGGCAGACCATCGGCTTCGGCGCGCGCAAGCTCTTCGAGGACGACCAGGGCCCCAAGTACCTCAACACCCCTGAGACGCCGATCTACAAGAAAGCCCAGGTGCTCTACGGGCTCGATCTCGCCAAGCGCGACATCGCGCGCGGCGACCCGCGTCGGGTCGTCGTCGTCGAGGGCTACACCGACGTGATGGCCTGCCACCTCGCCGGGCTCACGACGGCCGTCGCGACCTGTGGCACCGCGTTCGGCGCCGAGCACATCAAGGTGCTCCGGCGGGTGATGGGCGATGACAATGCGTCGGGCGAGGTGGTGTTCACGTTCGACGGCGACGAGGCGGGGCAGAAGGCCGCGCTCCGGGCGTTCACGGAGGACGACAAGTTCAATGCGCAGACCTTCGTCGCGGTCGCGCCGGACGGTCTCGACCCGTGCGACCTCCGGCTGCAGCGCGGAGACGCGGCCGTGCGCGGCCTCATGGACGCGAAGCAGCCGATGTTCGAGTTCGCGATCGATCGCAAGCTCGCGGGTTTCGACCTCGCCACGGTCGAGGGACGGGTCGGCGCCCTCCGCGCCGCCGCCCCGATCGTCGCGGAGATCCGCGACCGCCTGCTGCGCCCCGGCTACGAGCGGGTGCTCGCACGCCGCCTGGGCATGGACCCGACGGAGGTGCACGGAGAGGTCGAGCGCGCCGCCCGAGGGGCGCAGGCCGCTGCCTCCCAGCCGCGCCGCGAGGCGGTGCCGCGAGTCGATCCGGCCACGGGGGCGCCGGGCGTGGCCGCCGTCACGCTGGCGAGCCTCCCGCGCTCGCCCGACGTCGCCGTGGAGCGCGACGCACTCATGGGGGCTCTCCAGTACGGACACCAGGTCGATACGGCGCTGCTGACGCGGGCCCTCGCCGAGCCGTTCCGCACGCCCGGTCTCGATGCGGTGCGTGAGGCCGTCGTCGCCGCACCCGACCGCAGCCGGCCGGGATGGGTGACCGATGCGGTGAACAGCGTGCGCGAGCCCTATCGCTCGCTTGCCGGGGAGCTGTTGATGACCCCGTTCCCCGCCCGCGACGAAGCCGGTGCGGTGGCGTCCGCGACCGATCTCGCACGGCGGCTGGTGCTGCGGCAGCTCGAGCACGAGAAGCAGGAGCTTCTCGGCGCCGTCCAGCGGGTTCCGGCCGACTCCGACGGCGGGCGCGCGCTGCGGGTGCGGCTGCGGGACATCGACGTCGAGCGCCAGCGGTTCTTCGCCGAGTCGTAACCGGAACGGCGGCGCACGAGACGGCAGGATGGACACATGCCCCGCACGCCCGAATCCTCGAACGCGATCGAGTGCTCCGATCTGGTCATCGACCGGATCGGTCACGGCACGCCCAATCGCGCCGTCGACGGCGTGACGTTCTCGCTCGATCCCGGCGGGCTGATCTGCGTCGCGGGGCCCACCGGATCGGGGAAGTCGACCCTCGTCGCTGCGCTGGCCGGCTCCACCGATCCTTCGGTGCGCGTCGTCGGCGGGCGGGCGCAGGTGTGCGGCATCGATATCCGTCGTCCGGGTCGCAAGCACCGCATCCTCACCTACCGCACGGGCTTCGTGCCGCAGGGTGCCGGGGCGGATCTGCCGCCGCAGCTGACGGTCAACGAGGTCATCGCCGAGCCGATCCTCATCCGGGAGAAGCGCGTCAACACCCGCGCGCTGTCGATCCGCGTGGCGACGCTCCTGGACGAGCTCCACCTGCCGCTCGGGACCGCGACGAAGTTCCCCTACGAGCTCAGTGCGGGCATGCGCCAGCGCGTCGCGATCGCCCGCTCGTTCGTGCTGGAGCCGCGTGTGCTCATCGCCGACGAGATCCTCGCGAACCTCGATCTGGAGGTGCGCCCGGTGGTGTTCGACGCCATCACGCGACGCCGCAAGGAAGAGGGGATGGCAGCGCTCCTCGTCACCAACGACGCGGACTTCATCCGTGAGCTCAACGCCGAGACACTGATGCTGCGCGGGGGCCACGTCGTCGCGCGCGGCGTCGGCAAGGACCTCCTCTGGGTGCCCAACGCGGAGTCGGATTCCCGCCGCTGAGCGCGACACGCCCGACGGCCGCGGAAGGCGGCCCGGTGTCACGAACAGGCTCCGGAGTTTGCTAAACTTGACGAGTTGCCCGCACCGCGGAGCACATTCCTCGGTAGCTCAATTGGCAGAGCAGCCGGCTGTTAACCGGCAGGTTCTTGGTTCGAGTCCAAGCCGGGGAGCCAACGAGAAAAGCCCCCTCTTCGGAGGGGGCTTTTGTCGTTGGCGGGCTGCCGCACGGGCGCCGGACGGAGAAGAGCCCCTCCACGCGGAGGGGCTCTTCTCATCGGGGAGCGTCGTTCAGCCGACGCCCTCCATGGCGCTCGTCTCGGTGTTGCCGATCCGGGCGATCACGTCCGGGCGGCGACGCGCGAGGTAGGCGTACCGGGTCAGCGCGAGGGCGACAGTCACGAGGAATACGTACGGGATCACGTTGTACGGGAACGCCGGGACGGGCCACACGTTCGCGAAGAAGACGTACGCCATCGTCACGACGGCGACAGTCGCGCACACCTTGACCAAGCCGTTCCGCATCTTCGCCCGCTGCGTGTAGACCACGCAGGCGATGGCGACGAGGGCGTAGGCGACCATGTAGCCATAGGTGCCCCAGGTGTTGACCCAGACGAGGATGTCGCCCGTCGCCGCTCCCGCCACCAGCAGCACGATGTCGACCGTGATCGCCGCAGCGCCGGCGAGGATGAGCACGCGGTGCGGCGTGAGGTGCTGCTCGTGCGTGCGGCCGAAGCGCTCCGCGACGACACCCTCCTTGCCCATCACGTAGACGATGCGTCCGATCACGTTGAGCGGAGCGACGACGACCGCGAAGAACGACGCGGACACCCCGAAGGTGAGCACGGCGGCGAACCAGCCCGGCATGCCGATGAGGGCGGACATGCTCTCCAGTGGGCTTGCGGCGGTGGCGAGATCGTCACCGAGCACCGCGATCTGCGTGTAGGCGGCGAAGACGTAGAGGACGCCGACGCCGAGGGCGCTCCACATGATCGCGCGGGGGATCGCCTTGTACGGCTCCTTGGCCTCGCGCCCGAGGGCGTCCGCGGAGGAGAAGCCCACGAAGCCCAGGATGCCGAGCACCATGCCGGACGCGATGCCCTGGAACGAGGAGCCGGTCGCGAGCACCTGCGCAGGGTTCCACGCGGTGGGACCCGCCCACACGAGCGCCGCGATGAGCAGCACGAGGATGATGCCGACCGAGAGCAGCTCGAGGACGAGGGAGACCCGCGCGGAGAGCCGGATACCACGGATCGTGAAGAGCGTGGCGAGCCCACCGAGCACGACCGCAAGGCCGATGTCCCAGCCGAGGCCCTGCGCCGGGAGGCCGAGCATGCTCAGGAACTGCGCCATGTAGCTGACCGAGCCGCTGAGGGAGGCCGCCGCGATGCCGAAGCAGCCGATCAGCAGTGTGACCCCGGCGAGGAAGGCGCCGAACGGGCCGAGGCCCTTGGACACGTAGGTGTAGAGCGAGCCCGCGGAGGCGTGCTTGCGGGCGAACACCACGACGCAGTAGCCGACGCACAGGATCACGATCGTGGCGAGGGCGAAGGCGTAGATGGTGCCGTTCCCGGCACCGAGGAAGATGGCGGCGGCGGTGAAGGCGATGACCGCGCTGGGGGCGATGTTGGCGATGGCCTGGGCGGCGAGCTCGGGTCCGCTCATGACGCCGGTGCGGAGACCGGCATCCTGCGGGGCGCCAGGCGGGGCGACGACGGTGTCTGACATGGGTCTCCTGGATTCGGGTTTCAGGGATGGGGGCCGCGCGTGGCGGTCAGGGGATGAGGAGGGTGCGCAGTGCCGAGCCGCCGTCGAGGTCGTCCAGGGCGGCGGCGGCCTCGGAGAGCGGACGACGGCCGGAGATCAGCGGATCGATCTTGAGCTGCCCGTCCATGTAGCGGTCGACGAGCGCGGGGACGTCGATCGACGGGCGCACCGAGCCGTAGTTGGAGCCGAGGATCCGCTGGTCGGCCTCGGCGAGGACGAGCGGCTCGAACGAGGCGCGTGCGCCCGTGGGCGGCAGTCCGACGATCACCGCGGCACCGCCGAGCCCGAGCATCTGGATGGACTGCTCGGTCGTGGAGGTGCGCCCGATCGCGTCGAAGGCGTAGTCGACGCCGTCCGGGATGAGCTCCCGCAGCTGCGCCACGGCGTCGCCCTGGGAGGCGTCGATGCGGTCGGTGGCCCCGAACTGCAGAGCCATCTGCGTCTTCTCCGGCCGCACGTCGATCGCGACGATGCGCTCGGCACCGGCGAGACGGGCGCCCTGGACGACGTTGAGCCCGACGCCGCCGCAGCCGATGACGGCGACGGTCGATCCCGGTTCCACCGCGGCGGTGTTCAGTACGGCGCCCACACCGGTCGCGACCGCGCAGCCGACCACGGCGATGACGTCGAGGGGTGCATCGTCGCGGACCTTGACGGCACCGGACGCGGGGACGACCACCTCTTCCGCGAACGACGAGACACCGAGGTAGTGATGCAGCTGCTCGCCGTCACGGCTCAGGCGGGACGTGCCGTCGAACAGCACGCCGAGAGGAGCGACCACGGTGGCGACCTTCTGACAGCGGGCCTCGTGGCCGGCGCGGCAGTAGCGGCATTCGCCGCACGGGGGCACCCAGCTCAGCACGACGTGGTCGCCGACGGCGAGCGTGGTGACGCCCTCGCCGAGTTCGGTGACGACGCCGGAGCCCTCGTGCCCCATGACCAGGGGAGCGGCGGCGTCCCACTCGCCGCGCTTGACGTGCAGGTCGGAGTGGCAGACGCCGGCAGCGGCGATGCGCACGCGCACCTCACCGGCGCGGGGCGGGGCGAGGTCGACGTCGACGAACTCGATGGGCGACTGGGGGTCGCGGAAGACAACAGCTTTCATGACATCCTTCGGAAAGTGGGGATGCGCACGATGCTAGGAGAGAGGGGAAGTTCTCGGCATCCGACAGAAGTGTGAAGAGCGGGGACACTCTTCGACAATCTGTATGATCTGAGAGTGGCTCGTGACGTCGCCTCCGTGGCCAGATATCTTCGGGCGGAACTGCTGCCCGGCGCCGTCCCCGGAGCGCGGCCCGTCCATGCGGTGCTACCCCTCGCCGACTTCGGTCCGCCGGTCGATCCGCTCCACGTGACCCTCGTCGCGGCGGAGGAGTTCCCGATCCTCGGCGTCGAGGATGACCGACGCGCGGCGTTGGGGGAGGCGGTGGTGGTCACCAGCGACGACAGCCCCGGTCTTCGCCAATCCGTCAGAGATGCGGGGATCACGGCGATCGTCGGGGTGCCGATGTCGCCGCCGCTGCTGGTCCCGACCCTGACCTCGCTTCTCGCGGTCGATCAGGCGGCGGAGGCGCGGGCGATCACCTCGGCGATGCGGGTGCTCACCCTCGCGGCGCGACGCAGCGGCATCACCGGCGTCATCGCGGAGCTGGCGCACCGCATCGACGGGTGGGCCGTGCTCCTCGACCGGCACGGCGAGGTCATCACGACGGCGGGCGCCGGGAGCCTGCACATCGACGACGCGATCGCCGTCGCCGTCGGCAGGCCGGTGCGCGTGCGGCATCGCGCTCTCCAGGTGCATCCGGTCGGCCCCGGTCAGGACATCAGTGCGCAGCTCGTGACCGCTCCGCGGAACGACAGCTCCGGCCGCGGTCGGGAACTGAGTTCGCAGGCGGCCGCGCTGCTCGACCTCTTGATGCGCACGAGGGACAGCAGCCAGCTGGAGCGCCTCGGCCGCTCCATGATGTTCGAGACCCTGCGCGAAGGAGGAGAGGATGCCACTCGTCTGCTCCGCCGTTGGGGGGTGCACGAGCGCGTGCTGGTGGGCTTCGCCCTCGCGTCCCGGACCAGCGGGGTCGACGTCGAGCACCTGCTCGGTCTCTGGCTCGACGAGCTGGGAGCGGAGCACGTCTTCACGTCTCAGCGGGGAATCGTGCAGGGCGTCGTGCGCGAGGACCATGCCGACCAGATCGCGCATCGCGCCCGAGCGTTCGCGTCGACGCTCTATCTCGGTCTCGGCCGACCGGCGGGCACGGATGCCCTCGCCCGCACCATCGATGAGGCGCGGCACGCCTGCGAGGCCGCGCGCTCTGGCGGTGAACGCGTAGTCCGCTACGAGGCCATCCCGACGGTGTCGTTCGTGCTCGGGGCGCTGGACCCGGATCAGACCGGCCGGCTCGCGCGCCTGCTCGACCCGCTCCGAGCGACGGAGCGGCCGGCCGAGCTCCGGGACACGCTCCGGGTGTTCCTCGCGTGCAACGGGGCCTGGAGCGACAGTGCGGCTCGACTGCGCATCCACCGACAGACGCTGACGACGCGCATCCGACGGATCGAGGATCTCATCGGCCTCTCGCTGTCCGATCCGGACGACCGCGTCGCCGCGTGGCTCGCCCTGCGCGCGGGCGACGGCTGAGTCCCTGGCTGACGACGAAGGGCCCCGCCGGATGGCGGAGCCCTTCGTGAAGACGCGGTCGGATCAGCGCGCGGCGCCCTTGAGCGACCCCTCGACCTGGCCGGCCGGGTCGACGATGATGCACTGGATCACGCGGTCGTTGGCCTGCTCCCACGACTCCTGGCTGGGCGTCAGCGTGGTGACGTCGAGGGCGGACTCCTGGTAGGAGACGCCGACGAAGGAGGTGTACGCGTCGCCGATGCACTCCTCGGAGGCGGTGCTGATGGCGTCCTCGGAGTAGTCGCCGTCGTCCATCTTGATCTCGTAGAAGACCTCTTCGTCGTGCGGCTCGGAGCACGGCACGACGTTCGCGTCGGTGAGCATCCCGGAGCCGGTCTCGAGCATGCAGTCGCCGAGCTTCACGGAGAAGACGTCGATGTTCGCGCTCTCGGTGACCTGGCCGGTCTCTTCGTCGCGGTCGGCGTCGGCGCGACCGCCGCCGAGGATGCTGTTGATCGCGCTGCAGCCGGTGAGGGCGAGCGAGACGGCGACGGCCGAACCGGTGAGCACGAGTGCGCGACGGGTGCGCGACTTCATCATGGAATTCCCCTTCAGAGCGTGACGCGGGGCATGCTGAATATCCCCGCCGCGAACACGCTATAGTGCCCGGAGTCTATGACGCAACTTGAAGGATGCTGTGCGCCGGCTGAACGCGATCAGCCCTCGAGGTCGTCGACGCCGGGGAGCCAGCTGGCCCCCGGGCGCCCCCAGCCCCGTTTGCGGGCGATCTTCTGCGTCGTCTTCCAGTCGGAGTCGGAGAGACGGTCGATGTAGAGCACGCCGTCGAGGTGATCGAACTCGTGCTGCATGATGCGCGCGCGCCAGCCGTCCACCTCCAGCGAGATCGGCCCACCGTCCAGATCGGTCGCCGTGACCCGCACCCGGTCGGACCGGCGCAGCGGGAACCGCTCGCCGGGGAAGGACAGGCAGCCCTCGGACTCCAGCTCGGGATCCGGTGACCCCGGCTCCGGAGGCGTCATCCACAGCTCGGGGTTGATGAGCACACCGCGCCAGGGCCGGTCGTCGTCGTCGACGTAGGAGTACGTGTAGATCCGGAGCGGCACGCCGACCTGAGGGGCGGCGAGGCCGACGCCGGGCGCCGCGTCCATCGTCTCGAACATGTCGGCGACGAGGGTGCGGATCTCGTCGGTGATCGCCTCGACGGGGGAGGCAGGGGAGTGCAGGACGGGATCGCCCATGATGCGAATCGGAAGGACAGCCACGTCACAACCCTAGTCGGCGGCACTCTCCGGGTAGGGTCGTACTGTGAGCGCAGGGGTGTGGATGGGGACGGTCGAGGACGTCGGTGACCAGCTGGTCGGAGCGTTCCAGAACCCGGGCCTGCTCCTGGGCATCCCGTTGGCCCTCGCCGGCGCGGTCTTCATGTCACTCGGGGCGCAGTACCAGCACCGCGGCGTGGAGAAGGTCGAGCGACTCAGCGGCTCCGACGGCGCCGCGGGGCTCAGCTTCGATCAACTCAAGCGGCTCTTCACGCGGCCGTCGTGGGTGGTCGGGACGCTCATGCTCGGCCTCGCGATCGTCTGTCAGCTCGCGGCCCTCGTCAAAGCGCCGCTCATCGTGGTGCAGCCCCTCGGCGCGATCGCCCTGGTCATCACGACGCTCCTCAACGCTCGTATCTCCGGGCACGCCCCCACGAGGCAATCCCTCACCGCGATCATCGCCTGCGTCGGCGGCATCTTCCTCTTCGTGTTCTTCGCCGCGATCTACGCGACGGAGAAAGAGGTCACGGACCGGGAGCTGTTCGTCATCCTCGCGATCCTGCTCGTCGTGATCATCGTGCTCGGGGCGTGCTGGCTGATCCTCCGGCATCGGATGCGGGCGCTGTTCTACATCATCGGCGCCGGCATCCTCTACGGCTTCGTCGCGACCCTCGCGAAGGTGATCATCAAGCGCATCGAGGCGGGGCAGTTCGAGTGGATCACGGCGGTCTGTCTGCTTGCGCTGCTCTCCGCCGGGGCTGTGGGCGCGTACTTCGTGCAGACCGCCTACAGCTCCGGCCCGCCCGACCTCGTCATCGCCGGCCTCACCGTGGTCGACCCCATGGTGGCCGTGCTCATCGGCATGCTCGTCCTCGGCGAGGCCGCGGCCGCGCCCTGGTGGGTGTTCATCATCTTCGGGGTCGCCGGCGGCATCGCCGTCTGGGGCGTCGTCGGGCTCGCCCGTTTCCACCCGCAGGTCCTCAGCGAGAGCCAGGACCTCGGTATCACGCGGGGAAGCGACCCCGTGGCTCCGCCTGCCACGCCGTCAGCCGGCGCGCCGGAACAGCCGGACGCGCGGGAGACGCGCGACCCGGACGCTCAGTAAGCCTGGTCGATGAGGTCGGGCGAGACCTCGGACGCCGCCGCCTCGTCGACGAAGAAGACCGTCCGCTTGCGCCCCTTCGCCCCTGCTGCCGGAACACTCGTGTAGCTCGCACCGGCCAGAGCAAGCCCGAGCGCTGACGCCTTGTCGGCGCCGGTGAGGACCAGCCACACCCGCTTCGACGCGTTGAGCACCGGGCGTGTGAGGGTCACCCGCTCGGGCGGCGGCTTGGGG includes:
- a CDS encoding ATP-binding cassette domain-containing protein produces the protein MPRTPESSNAIECSDLVIDRIGHGTPNRAVDGVTFSLDPGGLICVAGPTGSGKSTLVAALAGSTDPSVRVVGGRAQVCGIDIRRPGRKHRILTYRTGFVPQGAGADLPPQLTVNEVIAEPILIREKRVNTRALSIRVATLLDELHLPLGTATKFPYELSAGMRQRVAIARSFVLEPRVLIADEILANLDLEVRPVVFDAITRRRKEEGMAALLVTNDADFIRELNAETLMLRGGHVVARGVGKDLLWVPNAESDSRR
- a CDS encoding APC family permease; translated protein: MSDTVVAPPGAPQDAGLRTGVMSGPELAAQAIANIAPSAVIAFTAAAIFLGAGNGTIYAFALATIVILCVGYCVVVFARKHASAGSLYTYVSKGLGPFGAFLAGVTLLIGCFGIAAASLSGSVSYMAQFLSMLGLPAQGLGWDIGLAVVLGGLATLFTIRGIRLSARVSLVLELLSVGIILVLLIAALVWAGPTAWNPAQVLATGSSFQGIASGMVLGILGFVGFSSADALGREAKEPYKAIPRAIMWSALGVGVLYVFAAYTQIAVLGDDLATAASPLESMSALIGMPGWFAAVLTFGVSASFFAVVVAPLNVIGRIVYVMGKEGVVAERFGRTHEQHLTPHRVLILAGAAAITVDIVLLVAGAATGDILVWVNTWGTYGYMVAYALVAIACVVYTQRAKMRNGLVKVCATVAVVTMAYVFFANVWPVPAFPYNVIPYVFLVTVALALTRYAYLARRRPDVIARIGNTETSAMEGVG
- a CDS encoding septum formation family protein, with the translated sequence MMKSRTRRALVLTGSAVAVSLALTGCSAINSILGGGRADADRDEETGQVTESANIDVFSVKLGDCMLETGSGMLTDANVVPCSEPHDEEVFYEIKMDDGDYSEDAISTASEECIGDAYTSFVGVSYQESALDVTTLTPSQESWEQANDRVIQCIIVDPAGQVEGSLKGAAR
- a CDS encoding PucR family transcriptional regulator, which gives rise to MARYLRAELLPGAVPGARPVHAVLPLADFGPPVDPLHVTLVAAEEFPILGVEDDRRAALGEAVVVTSDDSPGLRQSVRDAGITAIVGVPMSPPLLVPTLTSLLAVDQAAEARAITSAMRVLTLAARRSGITGVIAELAHRIDGWAVLLDRHGEVITTAGAGSLHIDDAIAVAVGRPVRVRHRALQVHPVGPGQDISAQLVTAPRNDSSGRGRELSSQAAALLDLLMRTRDSSQLERLGRSMMFETLREGGEDATRLLRRWGVHERVLVGFALASRTSGVDVEHLLGLWLDELGAEHVFTSQRGIVQGVVREDHADQIAHRARAFASTLYLGLGRPAGTDALARTIDEARHACEAARSGGERVVRYEAIPTVSFVLGALDPDQTGRLARLLDPLRATERPAELRDTLRVFLACNGAWSDSAARLRIHRQTLTTRIRRIEDLIGLSLSDPDDRVAAWLALRAGDG
- the dnaG gene encoding DNA primase, whose translation is MPRIRQADVDEVKARTNIADIVGERVALKSAGVGSLKGLCPFHDEKSPSFHVRQQVGYYHCFGCGESGDVYSFLRAMDHVSFTEAVERLAGRIGYTLHYEDGGAAPETSGRSRLYAANTAAAEFFRSQLLSPDAEAARRFLGERGFDAGAAAHFGVGFAPRGWDGMLKALTAQGFTREELSTAGLVSTGQRGVYDRFRGRLVWPIRDVSGQTIGFGARKLFEDDQGPKYLNTPETPIYKKAQVLYGLDLAKRDIARGDPRRVVVVEGYTDVMACHLAGLTTAVATCGTAFGAEHIKVLRRVMGDDNASGEVVFTFDGDEAGQKAALRAFTEDDKFNAQTFVAVAPDGLDPCDLRLQRGDAAVRGLMDAKQPMFEFAIDRKLAGFDLATVEGRVGALRAAAPIVAEIRDRLLRPGYERVLARRLGMDPTEVHGEVERAARGAQAAASQPRREAVPRVDPATGAPGVAAVTLASLPRSPDVAVERDALMGALQYGHQVDTALLTRALAEPFRTPGLDAVREAVVAAPDRSRPGWVTDAVNSVREPYRSLAGELLMTPFPARDEAGAVASATDLARRLVLRQLEHEKQELLGAVQRVPADSDGGRALRVRLRDIDVERQRFFAES
- the dusB gene encoding tRNA dihydrouridine synthase DusB; this encodes MTVATAPARPLRIGPIDLDVPVVLAPMAGITNTAFRRLCREYGAGLYVSEMITSRALVERNETTMRLIRHHESETPRSIQLYGVDPKTIAEAVRVIVAEDHADHIDLNFGCPVPKVTRKGGGAALPWKSKLFADIVDQAVKAAGDIPLTVKMRKGIDRDHLTFLDAGRAAEDAGAAAVALHARTASEFYSGHADWNAIGELKQAVTSIPVLGNGDIWSAEDAVRMMAETDCDGVVVGRGCLGRPWLFGQLALAFGGEGKTVDATLGFVADAFRRHAELLVEFFEDEDRGCRDIRKHVSWYFKGYPVGGDIRTGLATASSLQEIDDLLGRLDRTAPYPGADAEGQRGRAGHPKRTALPEKWLESRELASSASEMMRGAEIENSGG
- a CDS encoding alcohol dehydrogenase catalytic domain-containing protein codes for the protein MKAVVFRDPQSPIEFVDVDLAPPRAGEVRVRIAAAGVCHSDLHVKRGEWDAAAPLVMGHEGSGVVTELGEGVTTLAVGDHVVLSWVPPCGECRYCRAGHEARCQKVATVVAPLGVLFDGTSRLSRDGEQLHHYLGVSSFAEEVVVPASGAVKVRDDAPLDVIAVVGCAVATGVGAVLNTAAVEPGSTVAVIGCGGVGLNVVQGARLAGAERIVAIDVRPEKTQMALQFGATDRIDASQGDAVAQLRELIPDGVDYAFDAIGRTSTTEQSIQMLGLGGAAVIVGLPPTGARASFEPLVLAEADQRILGSNYGSVRPSIDVPALVDRYMDGQLKIDPLISGRRPLSEAAAALDDLDGGSALRTLLIP
- a CDS encoding deoxyguanosinetriphosphate triphosphohydrolase — translated: MADDPLGGARADGYDPRDAERFFAETHRSERDDFARDRARVLHSAALRRLAAKTQVLSPASTADFARNRLTHSLEVAQVGRELAAALGVSADVVDTACLSHDLGHPPFGHNGERALNEWAEAIGGFEGNAQSLRILTRLEAKVLDADGSSVGLNLTRASLDATCKYPWTVDSPVPDPGGRLKFGVYPEDEAVFRWMREGAPGRLRCIEAEIMDLSDDIAYSVHDFEDAIVNGYVDVAQLADPAAHEALLSRIQQWVGYDFTRDELADALYRLASQPMWLASFDRSRQDLARLKNLTSDLIGRFARAAVSATREAFGGTRLVRYNAHVIVPRVVEVEIAVLKGIMGQAIVTIDARKGVYKEQRRVLKRLADALWSTDTLWSAGADVLEPAFAADFVAAESDAERARVVVDQIASLTDQSAIDWHNRLVGEIDPAEVGIWTPRHARPGARTPVERRPVAEGAR